A genomic stretch from Desulfolutivibrio sulfodismutans DSM 3696 includes:
- the dxs gene encoding 1-deoxy-D-xylulose-5-phosphate synthase gives MSDFEQQSLRILTTLADPGEVAALSPEDLACLAREIRQVIISTVSMTGGHLAPSLGVVELTLALLRAFNPARDKIVWDVGHQAYAYKILTGRLESFHTLRTFGGISGFPKRSESPYDHFGVGHSSTSISAALGMAMARDMDKKDHHVISVIGDGSMTAGLAYEGLNQAGGWGGKLIVVLNDNEMSIAKNVGALSLFLSRKLAHRWVLRLKKDMEGWIKSLPYGQDLMGYVRRGEESFKSFFTPGMLFEAFRFNYLGPIDGHDVERMSQVFEEVKNIDGPVLVHVLTKKGKGYVPAESNPTYFHGVGCFEPETGLSEPGSAVAPATYTEVFGNTLFQKARTNPRIIAITAAMPEGTGLSAFAEKLPGQFVDVGICEQHAVTFAAGLATQGYRPVVAIYSTFLQRSYDQIVHDVCLQNLPVTFCLDRGGLVGEDGPTHHGAFDLSFLRHIPNLVLMAPKDEAELARMLVTALAHDGPAAIRYPRGMGVGAKPDLRPAPIPLGQGELVRQGTDIAVIAIGSRVHPCLAAAKAFCAATGASVAVLNARFVKPLPEAEIMELAGACKKLLVVEENALSGGFGSAVLELLADKGALAGLTVKRLGLPDAFVPQGPQKTLRETLGLDTAGIEKALSELMG, from the coding sequence ATGTCGGACTTTGAACAGCAGTCACTTCGGATATTGACCACCCTAGCCGACCCCGGAGAGGTGGCCGCGCTTTCCCCCGAGGATCTGGCCTGCCTGGCCCGGGAGATTCGCCAGGTGATCATCTCCACCGTCTCCATGACCGGCGGCCATCTGGCCCCGTCGCTGGGGGTCGTGGAACTGACCCTGGCGCTCTTACGGGCCTTCAACCCGGCCAGGGACAAGATCGTGTGGGACGTGGGGCATCAGGCCTACGCCTACAAGATCCTCACCGGACGTCTGGAGTCGTTCCACACCCTGCGCACCTTCGGCGGCATAAGCGGCTTCCCCAAGCGCAGCGAAAGCCCCTACGACCACTTCGGGGTGGGCCATTCCAGCACCTCCATCTCCGCCGCCCTGGGCATGGCCATGGCCCGGGATATGGACAAAAAGGACCACCACGTCATCTCGGTCATCGGCGACGGCTCCATGACCGCCGGGCTGGCCTACGAGGGCTTAAACCAGGCCGGGGGCTGGGGCGGCAAGCTCATCGTGGTCTTAAACGACAACGAGATGTCCATCGCCAAAAACGTGGGGGCCTTGTCCCTGTTCCTAAGCCGCAAACTGGCCCACCGCTGGGTGCTGCGCCTGAAAAAGGACATGGAGGGCTGGATCAAGTCCCTGCCCTACGGCCAGGATCTCATGGGCTACGTGCGCCGGGGCGAGGAGTCCTTCAAGAGTTTTTTCACCCCGGGCATGCTTTTCGAGGCCTTCCGCTTCAACTACCTGGGCCCCATCGACGGCCACGACGTGGAGCGCATGAGCCAGGTCTTCGAGGAGGTCAAAAACATCGACGGCCCGGTGCTGGTCCATGTGCTCACCAAAAAGGGCAAGGGCTATGTCCCGGCCGAGTCCAACCCCACCTATTTCCACGGCGTGGGCTGCTTCGAGCCCGAGACCGGACTGTCCGAGCCCGGATCGGCGGTCGCCCCGGCCACCTACACCGAGGTCTTCGGCAACACCCTGTTCCAGAAGGCCCGCACCAACCCCCGCATCATCGCCATCACCGCGGCCATGCCCGAGGGCACGGGGCTGTCGGCCTTCGCCGAAAAACTGCCCGGGCAGTTCGTGGACGTGGGCATCTGCGAGCAGCACGCCGTGACCTTCGCCGCCGGGCTGGCCACCCAGGGCTACCGGCCGGTGGTGGCCATCTATTCCACGTTTTTGCAGCGTTCCTACGACCAGATCGTCCACGACGTGTGCCTGCAGAACCTGCCCGTGACGTTTTGCCTGGACCGGGGGGGGCTGGTGGGCGAGGACGGCCCCACCCACCACGGGGCCTTCGACCTGTCCTTTCTGCGCCACATCCCGAACCTGGTGCTCATGGCCCCCAAGGACGAGGCCGAGCTTGCCCGCATGCTCGTCACGGCCCTGGCCCACGACGGCCCGGCGGCCATCCGCTACCCGCGCGGCATGGGGGTCGGGGCCAAACCGGATCTGCGCCCGGCGCCCATTCCCCTCGGCCAGGGGGAGCTTGTGCGCCAGGGGACCGACATCGCCGTCATCGCCATCGGCAGCCGGGTCCATCCCTGCCTGGCCGCGGCCAAGGCCTTCTGCGCCGCCACGGGCGCGTCCGTGGCCGTGCTCAACGCCCGGTTCGTCAAGCCCCTGCCGGAAGCGGAGATCATGGAGCTTGCCGGGGCTTGCAAAAAGCTGCTGGTGGTGGAGGAAAACGCCCTGTCCGGGGGATTTGGCTCGGCGGTCCTGGAGCTTCTGGCCGACAAGGGAGCCCTGGCCGGACTGACGGTCAAACGCCTGGGGCTGCCCGACGCCTTCGTACCCCAGGGGCCGCAAAAGACCCTGCGGGAAACGCTCGGCCTCGACACCGCAGGCATCGAAAAGGCGCTTTCAGAGCTTATGGGCTGA
- a CDS encoding long-chain-fatty-acid--CoA ligase, with amino-acid sequence MPTTPDHAADAYAFPPLSLEGLDAPLFSHLDRAAAEHPKRTAILFHNARVSYAKLLRLAETGAAALRRAGLKNGDRVAVMLPNSPQAIITYFAVLKAGGVCVMVNPLYMDFELRHQLADSGAKMLVILDLLWAKHRALVRELGLSRVFVTRLSDGLRFPLNLLFYLKMRREGKRPPIGVDNHTIFPWRALFAGKARASATDIDPGVDLAVLQYTGGTTGQAKGAMLTHRNLMANVRQCHTVLREVGITSEVFLGLLPYFHVYGLTVCVNFAVACAATMVPLARFIPAQTIKIIAKTRPTIFPGAPAVYAALLRQKDAARETLGSIRYCVSGSAPMSGELYERFTAATGAKILEGYGLTEASPITHVNPLEARRKSGSIGLPFPGTEARIVDMETGTMELATGEQGELAVRGPQVMAGYWNRPEDTAQVLRDGWLLTGDVAIRDDEGYYFLLDRKKDLILCGGFNVYPREIEEALMHHPAVKEACAVGVSHPSRGEAVKIYVVAEPEHNPSKAELLAYLRERLAGYKVPKYMEFRDELPRTAVGKLLRRVLRDEGCARASGNSGADGDGKIPDGGGQPA; translated from the coding sequence ATGCCGACCACGCCAGACCACGCCGCAGACGCCTACGCCTTCCCGCCCCTGTCTCTGGAAGGCCTTGATGCGCCCCTTTTTTCCCATCTGGACCGGGCCGCCGCCGAGCATCCGAAGCGGACGGCCATCCTTTTCCACAACGCCCGGGTCTCCTACGCCAAACTCCTGCGCCTGGCCGAGACCGGGGCGGCGGCCTTGCGCCGGGCGGGGCTTAAAAATGGCGACCGGGTGGCGGTCATGCTCCCCAATTCTCCCCAGGCCATCATCACCTATTTCGCCGTGCTCAAGGCCGGGGGCGTGTGCGTCATGGTCAACCCCCTGTACATGGACTTCGAACTGCGCCATCAGCTCGCCGACAGCGGCGCGAAGATGCTGGTCATCCTGGATCTCTTATGGGCCAAACATCGCGCCCTGGTGCGCGAACTCGGGCTGTCCCGGGTCTTCGTCACCCGCCTAAGCGACGGCCTGCGGTTCCCCTTGAACCTCCTTTTCTATCTGAAGATGCGCCGGGAGGGGAAACGGCCGCCGATTGGCGTGGACAACCACACGATCTTTCCCTGGCGGGCGCTTTTTGCGGGCAAGGCCCGCGCCAGCGCCACGGACATCGATCCCGGCGTGGATCTGGCCGTGCTGCAATATACCGGCGGCACCACGGGGCAGGCCAAGGGGGCCATGCTCACCCACAGAAATCTCATGGCCAACGTGCGGCAGTGCCATACGGTGTTGCGTGAGGTGGGGATCACTTCCGAGGTGTTTTTGGGGCTTTTGCCCTATTTCCATGTCTACGGGCTCACCGTGTGCGTCAATTTCGCCGTGGCCTGCGCCGCGACCATGGTTCCCCTCGCCCGGTTCATCCCGGCCCAGACCATAAAAATCATCGCCAAGACGCGGCCCACCATCTTTCCTGGCGCGCCAGCGGTCTATGCCGCGCTTTTGCGCCAAAAGGACGCGGCCCGGGAGACCCTGGGCAGCATCCGCTACTGCGTGTCCGGCTCGGCCCCCATGTCCGGAGAGCTTTACGAGCGGTTCACGGCCGCAACCGGGGCCAAGATCCTGGAGGGCTACGGCCTGACCGAGGCCTCGCCCATCACCCACGTCAATCCCCTGGAGGCCCGGCGCAAATCCGGCTCCATCGGCCTGCCCTTTCCCGGCACGGAGGCCAGGATCGTGGACATGGAGACCGGGACCATGGAGCTTGCCACGGGGGAACAGGGGGAACTGGCTGTGCGGGGTCCGCAGGTCATGGCCGGGTACTGGAACCGTCCCGAGGACACGGCGCAGGTGTTGCGGGACGGCTGGCTGTTGACCGGGGATGTGGCCATCCGGGACGACGAGGGCTATTATTTCCTCCTGGATCGCAAGAAAGACCTCATCCTGTGCGGCGGCTTCAACGTCTATCCCAGGGAGATCGAGGAGGCGCTCATGCACCATCCGGCGGTCAAGGAGGCCTGCGCCGTGGGGGTTTCCCATCCTTCCCGGGGCGAGGCGGTGAAGATCTACGTGGTGGCCGAGCCGGAGCACAACCCGTCCAAGGCCGAACTCCTGGCTTATCTTCGGGAGCGGCTGGCAGGTTACAAAGTGCCGAAATACATGGAATTTCGTGACGAGCTGCCGCGTACGGCGGTGGGCAAGCTGCTGCGCCGGGTGCTACGCGACGAGGGGTGCGCCAGGGCCTCGGGGAATTCCGGGGCTGACGGGGACGGCAAAATCCCTGACGGCGGCGGACAACCGGCCTGA